A single genomic interval of Mucilaginibacter robiniae harbors:
- a CDS encoding TlpA family protein disulfide reductase, giving the protein MKHKIRFPGPLWPLRKLNDPAPFSLQPASQHRYGIALLILWLLVYLFTALRANAQSAEGLTVGQPVPEIQLRLILNNPSRITRLSDLKGRLVILDFWATWCGGCLAALPKMEALQQKFGNQLQILAVTYEPRAKIEHFFRTRTDDHGRKYHFPTVVEDTVLSRLFPHRFIPHLVWITPDGRVQEITGTEDVNAAGISAALHRQSLQVATKVDMDAERPLFASPQLVLDSSSFYSVFVKGHYPGLGSGTRFRQQDTLVYGRAFTNAYLQEILVNVAYGLFAQQHDVYSTKRLVLWLSHAHRFIRPKKADGSWDTAEEYNYEFRVPLVRRDSLYSDMLSDLNRYSGFEARMEPRLTDCLVLVRTDSTDRMRSRGGPVVNTAFTQHSQFQNCPLRYLVNDMNDDLLTFPQPVLDETGYTGNVDLLVSTRPDLPTLNRELAAYGLQLRPARRRISLFVITEKTPLHP; this is encoded by the coding sequence ATGAAGCATAAAATCCGCTTCCCGGGACCCCTATGGCCTTTACGGAAGCTTAACGATCCTGCGCCTTTTTCTCTTCAGCCCGCCTCCCAGCACCGCTATGGTATTGCCCTGCTGATCCTGTGGCTGCTGGTTTACCTGTTCACTGCCCTGCGGGCGAATGCCCAGTCCGCGGAAGGACTGACCGTCGGTCAGCCCGTGCCGGAAATACAACTCCGGCTGATCCTCAATAATCCATCCCGCATCACCCGGCTGTCCGACCTGAAAGGCAGACTGGTCATCCTGGACTTCTGGGCGACCTGGTGCGGCGGCTGCCTGGCCGCCCTCCCCAAAATGGAAGCCCTGCAGCAGAAGTTCGGCAATCAGTTGCAAATCCTGGCGGTCACCTATGAGCCCCGGGCCAAAATCGAACATTTCTTCCGTACCCGTACGGATGACCATGGCCGGAAGTATCATTTCCCGACCGTGGTGGAGGATACGGTGTTGTCCCGCCTCTTCCCGCACCGCTTTATCCCGCACCTGGTCTGGATCACTCCCGACGGGCGGGTGCAGGAGATCACCGGAACGGAAGATGTCAATGCCGCCGGCATCAGCGCCGCCCTGCACCGGCAATCCCTGCAGGTGGCTACCAAAGTGGATATGGATGCGGAAAGGCCGCTGTTTGCCTCTCCTCAGCTGGTGCTGGATTCGTCCAGTTTTTATTCGGTTTTCGTCAAAGGTCATTACCCGGGCCTGGGCTCCGGTACCCGGTTCCGGCAGCAGGATACGCTGGTGTACGGCCGGGCGTTCACCAATGCCTACCTGCAGGAGATTCTGGTCAATGTGGCCTACGGCCTGTTCGCCCAGCAGCACGATGTGTACAGCACCAAACGGCTGGTACTTTGGCTCTCCCATGCGCACCGTTTCATCCGGCCAAAAAAAGCCGACGGATCCTGGGACACGGCGGAGGAATACAACTATGAATTCCGGGTTCCCCTGGTCCGGCGGGACTCGCTCTACAGCGACATGCTGAGTGACCTCAACCGCTACTCCGGTTTCGAGGCACGGATGGAACCCCGGCTGACCGACTGCCTGGTGCTGGTCCGCACCGACAGCACCGACCGCATGCGTTCCCGGGGCGGCCCGGTGGTCAACACCGCGTTTACGCAGCACTCTCAGTTTCAGAACTGCCCGCTCCGGTATCTGGTCAATGATATGAACGATGACCTGCTGACCTTCCCGCAGCCGGTGCTGGACGAAACCGGCTATACCGGCAATGTCGACCTTCTGGTCTCCACCCGGCCCGACCTGCCCACGCTGAACCGGGAACTGGCCGCCTACGGGCTGCAGCTCCGGCCTGCCCGCCGCCGGATCAGCCTTTTTGTGATCACAGAAAAAACACCCTTGCACCCTTGA
- a CDS encoding helix-turn-helix domain-containing protein, with product MSEINDSFKISLGKKINALRLARSLGVREFALIAEIEHHQLINVEKGRVDVRLSTLLKIAKGLNVPAKELLDFEV from the coding sequence ATGTCAGAAATCAATGACTCCTTCAAAATTTCTTTAGGAAAAAAGATCAACGCTTTACGTTTAGCAAGAAGCTTGGGTGTTAGAGAATTTGCATTAATAGCTGAAATAGAACATCATCAACTTATTAATGTTGAAAAAGGGAGGGTGGACGTAAGGTTAAGCACTTTATTAAAAATTGCAAAAGGGCTAAATGTTCCAGCCAAAGAGCTTTTAGATTTCGAGGTTTAA
- a CDS encoding helix-turn-helix domain-containing protein codes for MISEIQKETLIKFGRHLESLRKSKNLSLRKLAQNCNIDYADIKRYENGEINVTLLSVIELANGLGISAKELMDF; via the coding sequence ATGATAAGCGAAATTCAGAAAGAAACTTTAATCAAATTTGGACGTCATCTCGAATCCCTTCGAAAAAGCAAAAACCTGTCGCTTCGTAAACTCGCTCAAAACTGCAACATCGATTATGCTGATATAAAAAGATACGAAAATGGAGAGATCAATGTTACGTTACTTTCTGTTATCGAATTAGCCAACGGACTGGGTATTTCCGCAAAGGAGCTAATGGATTTTTAA